A window from Nomascus leucogenys isolate Asia chromosome 24, Asia_NLE_v1, whole genome shotgun sequence encodes these proteins:
- the PRAMEF17 gene encoding PRAME family member 17, with protein MSLQSPSRLLGLAGQSLLRNQFLTIFTLDQLPREVFPLMFMEAFSMRHFEALKLMVQAWPFVRLPLGSLMKTPHLETLQAVLRGLDTLVAQKVRPRRWKLRVLDLRDVDESFWAIWSGVKVLSCSPEAMSKRQTVEDCPRMGEHQPLKVFIDLCLKESTLDECLSYLCRWIHYRRGLVHLCCSKVQNYSMPSSSFRNLLKRVHPDSIQELEVRRKCCLNKTRKFAPYLSQMSNLRKLLLAFGYGCELYVSSQQQFAPDLDSPFLCLYYPQMLYIRKISNIKEHLEHLLRCLRNSFVTFTFCNAYLADEDMECLSQYPSLGQLKELHLIHIPMWTTNLEPLGVLLEKVAATLEILMLKDCQIQDPQLRVLLPALSRCSQLTTFYFHGNETSTNALKDLLRHTGGLSKLGLELYPAPLESLDNRGHVNWEILAPIRAELMRTLREVRQPKRIFFGPVPCPSCGSWPSEKVDFHLCS; from the exons ATGAGCCTCCAGTCCCCATCCAGACTCCTGGGGCTGGCAGGGCAGAGCCTGCTGAGGAATCAGTTCTTGACCATCTTCACCCTGGACCAGCTGCCCAGGGAGGTCTTCCCTCTGATGTTCATGGAGGCCTTCAGCATGAGACATTTTGAGGCCCTGAAGCTGATGGTGCAGGCCTGGCCCTTCGTCCGCCTCCCTCTGGGATCCCTGATGAAGACACCTCATCTGGAGACCTTGCAAGCTGTCCTGAGGGGACTTGATACACTGGTGGCCCAGAAGGTTCGCCCCAG GAGGTGGAAACTTCGAGTGCTGGATTTGCGGGATGTTGATGAGAGTTTCTGGGCCATATGGTCTGGAGTCAAGGTCCTCTCCTGCTCCCCAGAGGCCATGAGTAAGAGGCAGACAGTGGAGGACTGTCCAAGGATGGGAGAGCACCAGCCCTTGAAGGTGTTCATAGACCTGTGCCTAAAGGAAAGTACGCTGGATGAATGCCTGAGCTACCTCTGCAGGTGGATCCACTACAGAAGAGGTCTAGTGCACCTGTGTTGTAGTAAGGTGCAGAATTACTCAATGCCCAGTTCAAGTTTCagaaatttattgaaaagggtACACCCAGACAGTATCCAGGAGTTGGAAGTTAGGAGAAAATGCTGTCTGAATAAAACAAGAAAGTTTGCCCCTTACCTGAGCCAGATGAGCAATCTTCGCAAACTCCTTTTAGCCTTCGGTTATGGGTGTGAGTTATACGTGAGCAGCCAACAGCAGTTCGCTCCTGACTTGGACTCTCCGTTCCTCTGCCTGTACTACCCCCAGATGCTTTATATAAGAAAGATCAGTAATATCAAAGAGCACCTGGAGCACCTGCTCAG GTGCCTCAGGAACTCCTTTGTGACCTTTACATTCTGTAATGCTTACCTAGCTGATGAGGACATGGAGTGTCTGTCTCAGTACCCAAGCCTCGGTCAGCTAAAGGAGCTGCATCTGATTCACATCCCAATGTGGACCACCAATCTTGAGCCCCTTGGAGTTCTGCTAGAGAAAGTTGCTGCTACTCTCGAGATCCTCATGTTAAAGGACTGTCAGATCCAGGACCCCCAACTCAGGGTCCTCCTGCCTGCCCTGAGCCGCTGTTCCCAGCTCACCACCTTCTACTTTCACGGAAATGAGACCTCCACAAATGCTCTGAAAGACCTGCTGCGTCACACAGGCGGGCTGAGCAAGTTAGGCCTGGAGTTGTATCCTGCCCCTCTGGAGAGTCTTGACAACAGGGGTCATGTCAATTGGGAGATCCTCGCCCCAATTCGGGCTGAGCTGATGCGTACACTCAGGGAAGTCAGGCAGCCCAAGAGGATCTTCTTCGGTCCTGTCCCCTGCCCTTCCTGTGGCTCATGGCCTTCTGAGAAAGTGGACTTCCATCTTTGCTCCTAG